The DNA region ACGCCCACATTCCTCACAGGTATAGCTCCGAGGCCCCACCGGGCGCCGTGGGGGTCGTGCCACTGGCTCCCGGGGTGCCTGTGGTGGCCTCTCGGGACAGGGGCCTCCTGCATGAGAGCGGTGGTGGATGACGAACACGGACTTCCAGTCGAAGCCCCTGCCACACTGCGGGCACACGTAGGGCTTCGGCTGCGCGGGGGAGAACGGGAGTGGCAGTGCTGGTGGCGGGGATGTGCAGACCTGGCTGCGCCCAGGAGTGTCTACCTCAGCCCCGACTTCTGGGTGGTTCAGGCTGCGCTCGCCTGGGCAGCGGCTCTCACCAACCTCGGGTCCGGAGCATGGTGTCCCCAGCTCGGGCTCACGGTCAGGCTCTGACTTGGATTCAGCCCGCTCTTTGGCTGGCGGGGGTGGCAGCCCTGCTGGGGTGGGCAACGAACGATCAGGTGGGAGATCACCCGAGGCCCCGGGTGGGTACCTTCTGGAAGGGGGAAGGCTGTGACTGGGCCCTGGGAGGCCTGTGCGAAAGCCCAGGCAAGCAGCCTGCACCCAAGCCCAGGCGGGAAGGGACCGGTGGTCCTCACCCAGCGAGACCACCGTGCCGTACTTCTCCAGCATCGCGTCCCAGTACAGCTCCTTCTGTGACGGGTCCAGCAgcccccactcctcctgcagGATGAGGATGCAGCTCATCATTGTGGTCCCACCCCAGCCTGCTAGTGTTGCATCCTTACCTATTACCTGGGGAAGGCTACCTAAGCTTCATCTATGGCTGGATAAGGCACAAGCCAAGAAGGGGCTTGTGAATGTTGGGTCCTCCTTCAGATCATCTGGCCAGCCTGCCAGTACTCACCTGTCTTAGCTGCCCACCCATTGTTCTGGTCAGAGATTGAAACAGGGTGGGATCAGGTTAAGCTTTGTAAAGACCATTATGGCTGCCCCCAACCTTTGCCCTTTCAAGTATCTTAACAGGGTGCTAAAGGGAGCAAGAGACCCAGGGACTGCTGGGGACTCAGCCACCTGCCAAGCCTCTAACTACAGGAGTCTTCAAAGGCTGGGAGCATTTCAGCACATGGAAATGAGGCTGTGGGGAGGAAAGAGGATCCAGGATCCTGACTGCACCCTGGGATGTGAACAGGGGACGCAGGAGTGGCAGCGGAGAAAGCTCAGAGTGTGGggaggctgggaatatagctcagctgaTACAATGCTTGACTTgcaagtacaaggccctgggtttaatctccagcaccaccaccccccccccccaaaaaaaaagaaagagtgtgGGTGCCAGTTAGCTCCTGTGTGCTGCTTCTGGCAAGACCCTGAGAGAGGATGAACCTGGCATGTGGCAGAGGCCCCAATGGCTTTACTGAGAAATATACTTCCTGCCTTTGAGTCCTGCCATCTGGGGCTTTGCTGGGTTGGGAAAAATAATCCTGAGAGACAAGCCAAAGCAAGTCTGGGAGTAGGGAGCTGGCCATATATAACCAAGATAGAGATGGTAAAGGCTGGAAGTGATGATCCCATGGAGCCTGCAACCTTTCCACTCAGCCTAAGATTTCTAACCATGGAAGGAACCTGGAATCTCAGCCTCAAAGCACACCTCACCAACAATTCTGCTGAGAAAGCTCCCAACTAGAGTGGGATAGAAGCAAAAGAACTCTACGAACTTGGGAACTTGGTGCTCAAGATGACAGGAGCTTTGAATTAAGCTTCTAGGCCCAGctgattgccttttttttttattttttaatatttattttttagttttcggtggacacaacatctttattttatttttatgtggtgctgaggattgaacccagcgccccgagcatgccaggtgagcgcgttactgcttgagccacctccccagcccccagctgatTGCCTTTTGAGAAAACCCTACAAGAGAAGGGACTTTCGGCATCTCCCAGGAAGAGTGTTTGTTCTGACCCCAAGTGCTGGAGTCCTGCCAGTGTGTCACTGGTTCCTCCCAACCTGCACACACAAGTTTAAGTCTCCAAGTTCTGGCCCTAGACCTCTAGGAGCTGCAAATCTCCCCAGTGACTTCTCTGAGGTGAAAAAGGCAAGCCCACCAGTTCTGGTCACTTCTGACTAGGTTTCCATGATCTGAGGCTCAAATTTTCCAATAATAGAGGCCAACAGTCTGTTCCTCTACCCCTGGGATTTCTGGGGCACCCATTACTTACTCCACTTTTGGGCAGTAAAGAGCTTaagaaccaggtgcagtggtgcacacctgtaatcccatcagctcagaggccgaggcaggaggactgaggtcagaggcagccttagcaacttgtgagaccctaagtaactcagtgagaccctatctctaaataaaatataaaaaggactggggagggctgggattgtagctcagtggccaagcggttgcctcgcatgtatgaggtactgggtttgaacctcagcagcacataaaaataaataaataaaagtattgtgtccatctacaactaaaaaagcttttttttaaaaaaagggctggggttgtggctctgtggcaaagcgcccctaggttcaatccctggtacaaaaaataaaaacaaaaaccaaaaacaaagtaCAAGAGCAACTGGCCAAGACTGGAAAAACCACAGGGCAGAGGCATGCACCAGGGATATTTCCCTCCCATACTTGGGACCTGTACTTTCCACTGGGGACTGCTCACCTGAATCCTGGGTGGGTGGAAGGAAGTGGAGGCTGTGTCCTGGTGTCTAAGATGCCCCTTGGGAGACTGGGTTGGAAGCAGTGGACTGGGAGGTGCTGAAAAGTAAGGTAGATGGGAATGGGTGTCAGGAGTTACCCACACAAGCCAGGCTGGAGGAGGATCTGGTGTGACTGCCAAAGTTTTGGTCCACCTCTGCCCTATGTATGGCCTGTCTTTTGATTCCCAGATCTTCTCCAGGGCTTCCATCTCAGCCAAGGACATCCACCCTCATTTCCAGAGTCTAAGCCCTGGCATAAGAAGTCTCCTGAGGAGCCAGATATTGTGGtatattcctataatcccagcggctctggaggccaggggaggactgcaagttcaaagtcagtgccagcaatttagcgaggtcctaataacttagcaagacccaatctcaaaataaatttttttaaaaaaggaactagGGATGTGGCCCAAAGGTTAAgcgcccatgggttcaatccctagtaccaaaaaaaaaaaaaaaaaacaaaaaaaaaaacaagctgccTGGGACTCCCCTCCAGGGATGTGCACACCCTTTCCACAAGCTCCACAGTCTTGGTGGCACTCTCCCTCACCCACATGCTGCCCATCAGCACTGGGCTCCTCCTTCACACTGCAGCTGAGCTGGGCAGACCCTTCCATGCTGGCATTATGTGGACCCTCTGCAGGGGCTGCCCCAGAGAACTCCACTGTTGctgaggggcaggggctggctgAGGACTCCTCTGTCTTCTGGGCTGCAGGAAGCACCTCTGGCCTCAGGATGTGGGCTGTGATCTGAGAAAAAGAGGTAAGTCACAGGGGCTCTATGTTTGATCTGTCCTTAGAAGTTAATGACACCACACTTACCCAGCCCAACAGCTGCCCAGGGTCGTGCTGTAGCCCTTCAACTAGAGCTACCGCTTCCTCAGGGCTGCCTGGTCGCTGCCCTTGCACCCAGGACTGGATCTCAGGGGGCAGTGTGCCCACAAACTGTTCCAGCACCAACAGCTCTAACATCTGTTCCTTGGAACATGACTCGGGCCGCAGCCATTGGCGACACAGCTCTCTCAGCCGGGTCAGGGCCTCTCTGGGCCCTGCCACCTCTTTGTAGCAGAATCCACGGAATTTCAGTCGTGCAGCCTCAGGCTCCTCAAGGGTGGTCTCAAGATTACTGAGGGACTGGTGTGGGGACCCCAGTGGGGATGGCATTCTCCTTTCAGAGAGTCTTTTTGGAATCACCCAGAGGGACCTACAGAAAAGGAGGGATCAAAGTGTTATTCAAGAGGGCCTGGCTAAGAAGAGACAGATACAAGGCCCAGCCCAGGAGCCAAGGCCAGGGCAGAGGAGACCCTGAGACCAAGggtgggtgaggggtgggggcTCCAGGAAAGCCTCATGGAAGGAGAAGGTCATAGGAGCTGAGATCAGGAGGATGCCTGGGGGATAAACGCCTGGATGGAAGGAGCCCAGGAAGCTGCCAGGAAAGTGGAAAACAGTTCGATCAAATACAGGTAAGACAAGAGCAGTGGTCCACACCGGttatcccagcgacttgggaggctcaggcaggactgcaagttcgaggccagccttggcaatttagtgagctcctgtctcaaagcaaacaaccaccaccaaaaaacaaaacagcaacagaaaaccCAACACCTGGGCATAACAGACAGGAAAGTGGCTC from Urocitellus parryii isolate mUroPar1 chromosome 15, mUroPar1.hap1, whole genome shotgun sequence includes:
- the Znf446 gene encoding zinc finger protein 446 isoform X2, which produces MPSPLGSPHQSLSNLETTLEEPEAARLKFRGFCYKEVAGPREALTRLRELCRQWLRPESCSKEQMLELLVLEQFVGTLPPEIQSWVQGQRPGSPEEAVALVEGLQHDPGQLLGWITAHILRPEVLPAAQKTEESSASPCPSATVEFSGAAPAEGPHNASMEGSAQLSCSVKEEPSADGQHVGEGECHQDCGACGKAPPSPLLPTQSPKGHLRHQDTASTSFHPPRIQEEWGLLDPSQKELYWDAMLEKYGTVVSLGLPPPPAKERAESKSEPDREPELGTPCSGPEVGESRCPGERSLNHPEVGAEVDTPGRSQVCTSPPPALPLPFSPAQPKPYVCPQCGRGFDWKSVFVIHHRSHAGGPCPERPPQAPREPVARPPRRPVGPRSYTCEECGRSFSWKSQLVIHRKSHAGQQRHFCSDCGRSFDWKSQLVIHRKSHRPEAP
- the Znf446 gene encoding zinc finger protein 446 isoform X1, whose protein sequence is MPSPLGSPHQSLSNLETTLEEPEAARLKFRGFCYKEVAGPREALTRLRELCRQWLRPESCSKEQMLELLVLEQFVGTLPPEIQSWVQGQRPGSPEEAVALVEGLQHDPGQLLGWITAHILRPEVLPAAQKTEESSASPCPSATVEFSGAAPAEGPHNASMEGSAQLSCSVKEEPSADGQHVGEGECHQDCGACGKAPPSPLLPTQSPKGHLRHQDTASTSFHPPRIQEEWGLLDPSQKELYWDAMLEKYGTVVSLAGLPPPPAKERAESKSEPDREPELGTPCSGPEVGESRCPGERSLNHPEVGAEVDTPGRSQVCTSPPPALPLPFSPAQPKPYVCPQCGRGFDWKSVFVIHHRSHAGGPCPERPPQAPREPVARPPRRPVGPRSYTCEECGRSFSWKSQLVIHRKSHAGQQRHFCSDCGRSFDWKSQLVIHRKSHRPEAP
- the Znf446 gene encoding zinc finger protein 446 isoform X3, giving the protein MPSPLGSPHQSLSNLETTLEEPEAARLKFRGFCYKEVAGPREALTRLRELCRQWLRPESCSKEQMLELLVLEQFVGTLPPEIQSWVQGQRPGSPEEAVALVEGLQHDPGQLLGWITAHILRPEVLPAAQKTEESSASPCPSATVEFSGAAPAEGPHNASMEGSAQLSCSVKEEPSADGQHVAPPSPLLPTQSPKGHLRHQDTASTSFHPPRIQEEWGLLDPSQKELYWDAMLEKYGTVVSLAGLPPPPAKERAESKSEPDREPELGTPCSGPEVGESRCPGERSLNHPEVGAEVDTPGRSQVCTSPPPALPLPFSPAQPKPYVCPQCGRGFDWKSVFVIHHRSHAGGPCPERPPQAPREPVARPPRRPVGPRSYTCEECGRSFSWKSQLVIHRKSHAGQQRHFCSDCGRSFDWKSQLVIHRKSHRPEAP
- the Znf446 gene encoding zinc finger protein 446 isoform X5, encoding MPSPLGSPHQSLSNLETTLEEPEAARLKFRGFCYKEVAGPREALTRLRELCRQWLRPESCSKEQMLELLVLEQFVGTLPPEIQSWVQGQRPGSPEEAVALVEGLQHDPGQLLGWITAHILRPEVLPAAQKTEESSASPCPSATVEFSGAAPAEGPHNASMEGSAQLSCSVKEEPSADGQHHLPVHCFQPSLPRGILDTRTQPPLPSTHPGFRRSGGCWTRHRRSCTGTRCWRSTARWSRWGCHPRQPKSGLNPSQSLTVSPSWGHHAPDPSDSSSQSSLFTLHHCHSSARLPLIRRTFVMTLGPLGCFRLPFQGVDGHNTMPLFLCGAEDRTWVPPVLGLPPRLFTSWALVKPTWGPETLSTARADPMIGELGFDLGLSVSGSICGCGVRAKIQAQCYVLP
- the Znf446 gene encoding zinc finger protein 446 isoform X4; translation: MPSPLGSPHQSLSNLETTLEEPEAARLKFRGFCYKEVAGPREALTRLRELCRQWLRPESCSKEQMLELLVLEQFVGTLPPEIQSWVQGQRPGSPEEAVALVEGLQHDPGQLLGWITAHILRPEVLPAAQKTEESSASPCPSATVEFSGAAPAEGPHNASMEGSAQLSCSVKEEPSADGQHHLPVHCFQPSLPRGILDTRTQPPLPSTHPGFRRSGGCWTRHRRSCTGTRCWRSTARWSRWQGCHPRQPKSGLNPSQSLTVSPSWGHHAPDPSDSSSQSSLFTLHHCHSSARLPLIRRTFVMTLGPLGCFRLPFQGVDGHNTMPLFLCGAEDRTWVPPVLGLPPRLFTSWALVKPTWGPETLSTARADPMIGELGFDLGLSVSGSICGCGVRAKIQAQCYVLP